The Malus domestica chromosome 10, GDT2T_hap1 nucleotide sequence TGCCACATTTTGTTCTTGATGGGGGCCCTCGTGAAGTTATTGTAGGTTGGATGTATTTGATTGTTACGTGACATGAtctgttaagatatcgggtatgtcaCGAAAATGATACGAATacgaaaaacacgacacgaatgcaaAATCTAATAGAATACTGTaaattagagtaaattgtaattatagtcccttaactttaactcaattggagcaatggtcactcaactaaaaattcattactattggtccctcaactttaattcaactggagaaattgtcccttaattttaacccaattgtagtaatggtccttctaacataactcgttttaacaaaatttttgacgtagttgatgaaaaggaccataattacacactttgatgagttaagggaccctaattgtataaatggtcattccaacataacttattttgacaaaattttgacgaaattgatgaaaatgactataactacatattttgataagttgagggaccaatggtaatgaatttttagttgaaggatcattgctccaatttgatcaAAATAGagggactattgctacaatttactcctGTAAATTAATATCCAGTATCAGCCAATTTATACCCTTTTCGTTTCTACTGAGTCGGTTGAATTATAAGCATGGCATAAGGACTACATGTTGATGTTATTGGCGCTTTTTTATTGCAAGATTTTGATCATACGTCTTTTGATGATTGGTTTCTTGTCAAATCTCTCCAATTTGATATCTTGTTTCTCCAATTAAAAGGTGAAAAGTAGTTCGATAACGTTGAttcttaatatagataataattTATGACCTGAAAAAGAAATTAGCTCTaatttgaaagttgaaactACAGCTTTCCTATAATTTGGCAACATTTTTCTCCCAAAATTTTTCTATGAGATTGATTCAAATATTGTATAATTTGCAATGGAAATTAAATTTCTTTTAGCTTTCGAACACGTGACAAATAAATATTGGATACTAATTAGATTTGGGTGTTCTAGGGTTGGGTTTAAGGGGATGCAGCAATCTTAGAAGGTTATGGGCTATGTCTTTATAGTTCACGCCCCCTAAATCCTAATTTGCACGATGGATGGACCAAATATGGTAACATTCATCACTTGATAGCCAAAAGTTGAGGTGAGAAGTGTATAGTCTATTGTAAAGCATCATTTTCAACTTTTATATGCATATATTCTTCTTAAATAGTAagtgaaaataattttaaactCAAATCTTATAAATGACGAGTTTAATACTAATTTATTTCTTAAAGAAGATGAACAATGTCCTTCAAGACTATCATTGTAAGATCTTTAGTCTTAATAAACCAGATCACATGTCAAGTTGTCAAGAGAGGAGCTGACCAATTAAAGTTGGAGGGCCGACCACCTTTATGATCATTTATGACTAACTCCATACAGATATATGTCTCCGATCTCTCAAGTCTGAACTCccaaaagaaagataaaaaacTTATTCTGCATCCTCCAATCCGAAGAGCTAGGTTagatatttttatatttgaagGTAAATTTTACCATCCATCTGTTGGGAATGGGGGTTTTCCTACTAATTTGAAGACTTAGGGTGTGTTTAAGTTAGTTTTAATCGAAAGTTTCACTGATTAGTTACAAGTCTACGCAATAAGATTCGGGCTAGTTAAATATCACTCTCTCTCCGTTGTGCTGACAaccacttttttttcttctatctaCTATTAAGCAGTGGATTGGGAGTTAGACCATTCAATAAACATTGATGCTTTGTAATACCGAGGTCACCGTCCTTGCTTTAGTTCAATTAATTGCATTTCTACGAGTTAAGATTTcagaaagatttttcagtgtgttcGGAGTACGGGACGATACGCCAAATATTCTCAACAATTGTTGGAAAACTCTTTTTTCAAGTGTCGACCCTCCAATTGTATAATTACATGTAATGTACCACCTGTATTCTAGACACACAAAAATATTTCAAGATTTCATGTGGATTGCTATTAAGAAGATTGATGACTTGTATAACTAGTTGCATCCAAAAACACGGGTGAGATTTATTTCAACTTCTGCCCGTGCGTGCTTCATCTGTCAGAGTCTGTGACTCTCAGTGTGAGTGTCTCACTCATTTTTATCTCAAGGTATCAATCACAGCTTGGGATGCCAAGCGCGTTATACCCTCCTTCACAAAAGGTTATGGTACTGGAATAACTTTGCGTGATATAACCAATTTACGTGTTATAGTACTGATGAATTAGTTACCACATATTGTGTTTCGCTAGTACAGATAATTACAAAGTGAGAAGAGTCGTTTTTATACATTCAATGTGGTTGCTGACATCAAAGACTATATGCAGCGAAGTTTGATTTGGAAGAGAATGGCAAAACATGACTTGTAACATTTTAGGTGAGCTAGTAACACATGGGCAGTACCACGTCGTGTTACAATTACACCCAAAGTTTCCTCAGAAGTTTCAtttccttcttatttttcttcctttttgttgggtttgttttGGGCCAAAGAGTTCAGCATTGTCTCTGCAATTGGATTCCAATTCAATACATTTTACATTGCTTGACCCAGTACACACTTAGTTTCTCTAAATTGCAGCTAGGCTGCTAGGAGAGACTTCTAAATTACCTTAAAGCATATTGGAACATAGGCTAAGATGGTCAAGCATGAACTTTGTAGATATACTTCTGCATTTTCCCCTGAAGGATTTAATATTTCTGCCAATGCAAAAATCAGATAAATAAAGAacacaaaaatgaaaacaataatTTACAATTTTTGTACGATTTCCGGTAATGTAAGGGCTAAGGAGTTGTGTTTTCATTGATGCCAGGCAGCAGCAGTAGACGGCTTTTATAGACTGGAGGAGTCCCAGCTAGCATCAACGGCCCTGATGATCTTGTCATGTAGATTGGCTCCAGCAGTAGCTACTACACCTCGATCAAGGCCTTCCAAGTATATGCCCTTCGAAAAGTCCAGTGGACGCCCTCCGGCATCTGTAACCACCCCACCAGCCTCTTGTATGATAACAACGCCGGCTGCATGATCCCAAATCTTCTCCCTGTAGCCAGCCCTTGCAAACTTCATAAAAATCTCGGCATCTCCACGAGCTATAGCTGCGTACTTCACCATGCTGTATACTCGCAGTGGCTGCTTCCTGCAGTcacaatatcatttgttcatCTTATCATACACCTGTAGAATGTAACATATATAGCAAAGAGAGATGAAAGTTTAAATTGTGGTACCTAAGCCCGACACTGTGAGCTAGCCCTGCAGTGAAGGAATGACTTGAATTTTCCTTCTCAACAGGTTCACAAAATGTTGCCAGTGCTGGATTATCTATGGACGACACTCGGACAGGTTTTGCAGAGTTTGGCCACACTAAGTTCTTATTTACATGGAGCAGCGGTTGCATCCAAGCCTCGCCGCTGCCTCTTCTAGCATATATCACACAGCCTTTGTCCCAAGATTCTGACGTTGGTGGTGTCAATTTAGATATAATTCTATGATACCGGTGATGATAATTGAGCCATTCCTTTCTCATTGGGTAATTAGGACAGCCAAGAACTCCAAGCACAACTTCTCCATCCTCTATTAAAGCCAGAGCTATTGCATATTGATCACCGCGGACAAAACCCAATGTGCCATCAACGGGGTCAAGTGTCCAAAATCTCCCAGCCGGGCCTCCAAGTGAGTTGCACCGACTGATGGCTTCAAGAACCTCTGTAGTCCCAAGGGCCATTTTCGGACTTTTAAGTCCAAAACGAGGTGCTTCAGCTAGACATTCGTTCACAGTTTTCACTACATCTTTTAGCACTCCACCTGCCTTTGCCATGGACAAATTTTGAATATCTTCTTCAGCAATAATGGACACGTTGCTGCTCCCAAAAGACTCGGACAGTATCCAGCTCACAGTTGCTTGGACACTCCAATCTGTTTGCAAGGTACATTAAAGAGAGGACATGTATTAAAAAGAATTCATAGCTTCATTGACCATAAAATTGCACCCAAAATGTTGAAATTCCTTTTCCATGACGAACCATTGATACGATAATTTGAAGAAATAGACTCGAATAACATGTGGTCATCTGGTATAGGACTAAGCTCTCGCTTGTTTCTTGGTGTACATATTTCTTACGTTATAGATCGGAATTCATATCGGAAATATaacaagtttaaaacataatatactaacataaataCTATATTGTAAGTTATTCCCTGGAGAGATGTTCAGGACCATAAACTGGCATACCAGCAACAACTTATTAAGAGAGTGATGCCAAATATTCCAGCTTTTTTATCGGAAGCTTTCTTTTTGTGTTGAAAGCTAAACTGTTCCAAATTGTAAAGATCCTGACCTAAAAAGCAAATTGGGCATGATTTTTCTCAATTAAGAATCTAAGTTTGAGCAGACAAACAACGATTACGAGGCATATAAGTAAGATGATCAAGAGAGGTGCGTGAGGGAGATTTTGTGAGGAAATAGAGATGAAATGTCTCGGTCCTACAACAAAAAGACACGCTTTAAGAAAAATGTTCAGTTCTGCTATGATTTAATACATCTTGGAGGAAAACATAATGATTGCTTTCGAAGATAGAAAGATTGAGTGCTAGAAGAGACTGCAAAAAAAAGGACTtatgctcccactatgcttgGTCCAGAAATCAAGTTGTGCACAGAGATTCTGCACTCTCAAAGGCCGCACCAACTTTAGGCTAAATGATATATGCAAATTCAACGAATAACATAACATAGGACTAAGATTCAATGTCCTCTACAGGTTCTGATATGAATTTTGCGCATTCGGTTCGACATTTTATCACATATTCTGCAAGTTTGTTAAGGGGTGAAGGTGGATTATGATAAAAAGGCTGAAAACAAAGCTTGCTGCTGATGAACAGAGGAAACTATGACTAGCAGGCTAGCAGCATCGTTCTACTTTATTAGCATGGTACTATAGCTGCCACTAGGAAAACCACCAAACAGCTCCACAAGTTGATATTTTTAGGCTTATAGATACCTTTGTGTGTTTCCTTTTCCACATCATAGTACTTCCACTGGAAACCGCATTATGTTTACTAGTACAATTTTAATAGCACTTAAAATATAAAACGAAAAGTAATATTCTGCCAAAGTTTCAAAATCGCTTCAGCGGTGCGCTACTAATTCCCATTAATATTACCTCAACTTATACTAACTGTACAAACCATGTGCAGAGTCTTATACAAAACGACTCTATGCAATTAATAGTGAAATACTTTAATACGAGTTAGATaaaaaatgttaaggagacttgAAACTTTTTGTTACCTCATAGTTTAACATTAATTTCTATACAACAATATAGAATATTGTGCCAAAAACATGAGATGATAGGAAGTCAACGAAAAGTTTCGCTTTTAAGAGAACTTGTTTCGCATTTCTAAGTTAGATTTAATTCGGCCCTCTCCTACGTGTGACTTCACATTCTTCAACGTGTTTTAACTTCAAGAAGTCGTAATTTTCGAAAGAAGAAACTTTAAGAACAATTTCTTCAAACCCAAATAATTTCTCAAAGATTTATAATTACTGAAATCTAAATTAAACCAAATCaccaaaattccaaatttgCAAAAAAACCCAGTTCACAAAACAGAATTTAAGAACCACTGAAACAAAAAAGATCGCAGATTTAACTGACCTGCCACAGTGACAGGAGAGTTATCATCTTTGGATTGGACCCCATTGCTGTTCTTCGAAATCAAACTGTTCTGAACTCTCTGGCAGAGAGAACAAGCCAATTGCACAGCTCTAACAGCCACATCCAATTCCTGGGAGTAATTAATCACTGGCTCGGGGGCCAAAAGGCTCGAACTTTTCAGGCCCTCCATTACTGGGAAGGATTGGGTTTTCCTGAACTTGGATAAGGAGCAGCCAAATTTCCCAGAAAAGTTGAGGTGGATTTTGTTGCTGCGTGTCAACTTGTTGTCATTCCATTTTTCAAGACCCAAATTGTGCGAGAATTTTATAGCCATggttgaagaatgttttgggtttgtgtgtgagagtgagagagagagagtgtgttttGTGTGGATTTGGAGGGTGTTGGTTTTGGTGACGTTGGAAGCGTGGTAACCAAAAGGCAAAATGAATAGAAAGTGATAGATAATGATTGGTGGAGACTTGTTTTTCGGCTGGACTTCAATAAATACAAAGGAATTGAGCTAAGAATAAGCTATAAATATGAGATAATAAGCTATATTTACTTGAACAATATTTAGGTTTCTTGCATACGATCATTATCAAAAAGTTAATCTAActtaatttttcttcatttaaaggaaaaaagaatATTTAGATGCACTTTGTTTGAGAAAAACTAATATAAGGAATTCGGTCACGACATTGGTAAGATGAGTAAAAGGCGTGGCAAGCGAGCGAGTTCGACTCCCAAACGATTGACAGTTGAAGGACCAATCCTTTTGCGCCAATACTGTTGCAAGACTTGTAAACTCACAcaaatttttaatgttttggttCTACTTGATTTTATGATGATCTTACTTAGTGTGAGAACTACCTTAATCATACAGCTCTACTAAAATTTCTCTTCTATTTGTCTACCCTAGCGTCGATTAACAACTTATGTCACAATAAAAGATGTTCCTTTCCTAAATGACCATTTAAGCGTTATCTCAGCAGATAGTTAATCAAATTGAAGATTGCTTAATAATTAACGAATTTTCACATGCTCGAAGTTCCATTTCATCTTTGACTGCTAGATGCATTGATCATGTGATCTAGCTGATGCATATGGTGGTTAATGAGATTTCATGAAATTTAACTGGACTTTTCAATGAAGTGtcgaattttgtaaaaaaaaaagggtataaAATTAAACCAAAGTTAGAGTCATTGTGAGCTCATCAAAACGTATGCAATGCAAGTTCATACTCGATCAAAATATGCTTTAGAAGGAGTGGTATATGATAAGATAGGAAAGCATATAATTGATAGAATAACACTTTACACTTGATGTTGTTGATAGGCAAGTTGAATCCATGTTCATACTCTTTTGATAATGTTTATCTTAATTAGTGCAAGGACCCATATTTTAATCATCAAATTAATGATTTTCTAGTAGTGTTTACTATTTAGTTTTGGAGACTTGTGATGGCTTAATCAAGTTGAACGAATTgggttctcatttttttttcttttaaaaataaatcagCATATGGTATCATTGCGGCAGTCTATCATTTTGGGGGTCAAGAAGATTCATGGAAGCATTTCAGCATCAGTCGGATTCAGATTCGAAGtacatatttttagttttatttactttttaatgATGCCATcagttaaataaaaaaattatgataagTGGTGAGTTCTAATCACACAAATGACAATTGTTGAGTAAACAAAACTACTGGATAGCTTGGAATCAGCCCCGGATACTGGTTACATACACTAACCAACAAGTAATAATCGTAATTATCTCATACAATGATGGGCCAAGTGTGCCACTTTAGTGCTTAATACAACAATACTGCCCACTTGATTTGAAATTATTAAAGCAGAAAGGCATTGTATGCCAAAAATCCCTCCCACAGGTGGGCGAATGGGCAAGAATTTAGTAGCCGCAAATCACTCACAGCAGCATGATTGATTGGTATTGAATTCTTAATGGTCAATTTTTCTTAACCTGTTGTGTTTCGATTGTTTTAGATTCCTGGGGTTCAAGTTTCAATGTTCAAACACAGGACTTATTACTTCAGCGTTTCAACAGCATGACGTACTTCGATTTTCTTGTTTTCATCCACACTTCCATTATGAAAGTCCTCATTCTACTGCAACGAGTCATCATTTTGCAATACAAACATCATATTAGAACGTTTCATTTCTTTATTAACATCTAAAGATCATTTTTAGATAAACTCATTCGATTAGGTGATCATTTAGCCATCTATGTGTGTCGAAGATTGATAGTTATGGTAGCAAGTGACATCGTCATAAAACTATCAACTGCTTTGACTCATATAAATGACTAAACGGTTTCTGAATCAAATGAAATTTTCTAAAGATGATCTTTAGATGATGATAATATAATGAACAATTTCGACTATAACATTTGTACAGTGAAATGATATCACGTTTGTGAAAAAAAAGAGTATAAGTATCATAAGAATGTTGTTGATTGATCCCCTAATTAATGAATGAGGTTTTTGCAAAAATCATGAGGGAGCCCGCCCACACCGTTATTCACATATATTTTGACTTTTGGTCTGCCGCCATTTGTTTCACTGGGGGTGATAGGCATTCACATTCTTATTAGATTGAGCCCAAAACTTATAAAATTGAATTTGGGCTTGATTGTGCATGGATGTTGCAATCAATCCATTTCATCTTTTAGAAAATGAATTTGCTTTCtattttttatcattatttGTTATTGTCCCTAATCTTATCTTAGAACAAGGGTGAAAGCTAAAGCTCCCCAACTTCtttgaacttgaaattgaaatCAAAGCCAACTTGTCAACTTCACAATAATGTAGCTCAACTAGTGGAGTGGAGGTTATGATTTTCCTTTCGCCCAGCTTGGGTGAGTCTCACAAttgataaaattaaattatctgATCATACTTATCTCATATAACAAAGTGCAAATTTCATCATCATGAAAAAACGCTTGTATGTCCGTGGTATATTGTTATACTCCAATATTCTTATATCACTCCTTACGTGATGAAGAGGGCTAAACGAGCTCTAGCCCAACCcaattttaaagtttttccTACTTATATGCATCCATTATGATTAAAGTTTAGACGAATCTTTAGTCCAAATTTCTAAGTCTCCAGCCATCTCACTTTATCATCATGTTTTCTCGTCTAAATTGGGTGTATAAGTTAATCTCGATGACCATGAGCTAATGTGTTTGTGTGGGGAGATTCTTGGATATAACTGAGAGTATATCACTTATTAATATCTCTTTTATCATGtgactaattaatttttcttttatcacgTGAAATGCCACATGTCACACGAGTTATTAGATAAAAATAAAGGGCTGAACAAGCTCTAGCTCAAtccaattttggtttttaaaaaTTTTCCTACTTATATTTATCTATTATAATTCAAGCTTAGACCAATTTTTCGGCCAAAATAGTCCCTCCAACTTTTCGATTCTCTAACCAACTCACTTATCATCCTTATTTCTTCCATAAGTAAAGAAGTTAATCTCAAGACAATGAACCCATTTATTTGTCCTGACATTTGTAGATACAATAACTCAGGTGTATATCTTATATTAGTATCTTTctcatttcacatgttaaaagTAGTCTCTTCTTTGTGTGAGAACTGAAGAGACTGGCTCCCAAAAAGTAAGTAAACTATTATCACCACCTAATTCATATCTTAACCCTATCATTAATAACAAGAAATAGTGGGTTATATAATTTGTAAACAAAGACAATATTCCAAACAGTTCGACATGATCGGTGGAATGCTGACTCCTTCAAACAACACAAAACTAATTACCCACGTGATCCATATGCAGCAGCCATCCACCACTTTATATTGTAGACCCATGCACTTGATTAATTCACAAGCATTATTGGTCctataaacaataaaatgactGGATCACGCATGCACAACTTTTGTATATCGAACCGCTGCATGGCCAATATGGTCATTATCCTAAACCAGCTGAGTGGTATATAAGAAAGCAGTGGGTTCTGGAAAgagcattcagcaaaaccaacttGTATTTTGCATCAAAACTTCAGAAAACCACATACAGAATTCAGAAGGTTttatagaagaagaagaagaagaactagAGAGATGGAAGGTTCCGCATCCAATTCTACCGCCGGGAGAGCGATGATGAACGGCAGGGATTTCTCGAGGAGATTTTCTGGCCGGCCGATTCCCAAGAGAGGTCAGGTGAAGAAGAGAATCGTGGTGAGATTAGCCAATTCCGTGGCTTCAGTATTCAATCCTCATCGTCCATAAAAGCACATGGCAGCAGCCTAAGTAACTCGTAGTTACTAAACTTAAACAAATTTCGAGATCGAGTAATTAGGTCAAGAAGTTTTGAGGATTTGAGCGGGTTGTTAATTTGTTCATGTAACGGATTTTAATCTTTGTACATAGTGTagaatttgaatcaattattgAAATGAGAATCTGCATTTCTTTGAGAATCTGCATTTCTTTGGTCAAACAAAATCGTATCTCTTTggtcaaatcattttgtttggtacaacaaatcTGGTGCGCGAAATGAAATCTCAAAACCTAGAACAAAACTTGCAGGAACTCATATTGCATAGCAAGTTTTACTTAAAAATGAACAGATAATGCTTTTAGTGTACACTGTTAGTGTATCAGATCCGCTATTTGTAAAGAATTTGTAGCTTAAATAGTGAATAGCGTTTAGCCTTGCACCTTAGCTCTATGTTCAATTCGCCATCCCATAGTATCACTTTTATATAGAAACAAAAATTCCACTTGTTTGGCCCTGGATCATGGATTTGATAGAGCTAGTACCTTTTATAGTATATCATGCGTTAGAGTAATTTATTGTAGACGATGAGTGATTTATGATCGATTAATGTATTTTAAAGCTCAAACTAATGATAATCATTTACCCACACACAAACaattgattgtatcaaaattcaAATACAATATTATCAAAATCCAATGATTAATACTAGCACTACGACATTTTCTATGTCTAAAAATAGATTAGATTGAATAATACTAAATTCAATACCATCATAAGTGGATAACACTGAtccggatgcagtgcatgtgctTATGCAGTAGTTATGTAAGATATGGGTGGATTACGATATGAATGAAACCAAACAACCATCAACCAACTCTTACAAATATCGTAATAATCTCACTGCCTACATCGAATCTATGCCTCTTTCTTTTAACACAATCTGACACAATGAAACACATGTTCTTGCAGATTTTGGTCCAAAGTCCTTTTCAGTACAAGATTAAGTGCATGCATCGTATTATATAAAGGCCATCACAAATGGCCCTACTTTAAATAATTGTCAAGTATCATTTATCTCTTTCAACAATTTTTCTTTCACGGTATATACCTATGAGTGATCCAAAGAATTAACCGTAGAATAATTTAGTAGATCAACTCGTTAATCTTGCATAAAATTCATATGATTAAGTGCGACGTATTAACTGTAGAATAATTTAATAGATCTTACAACTCGTTAATCTTGCATAAAATCCATACGAGTAAGTGCAACATAACATTGTATCCAAATCTTGCATATTATATTAATCGAAAATAAGGTTTTAGATTCTAAAAAGAGATTGTAAGATCTTTGGTAGTGAAGGCtatt carries:
- the LOC103446461 gene encoding 3',5'-bisphosphate nucleotidase AHL-like, whose protein sequence is MAIKFSHNLGLEKWNDNKLTRSNKIHLNFSGKFGCSLSKFRKTQSFPVMEGLKSSSLLAPEPVINYSQELDVAVRAVQLACSLCQRVQNSLISKNSNGVQSKDDNSPVTVADWSVQATVSWILSESFGSSNVSIIAEEDIQNLSMAKAGGVLKDVVKTVNECLAEAPRFGLKSPKMALGTTEVLEAISRCNSLGGPAGRFWTLDPVDGTLGFVRGDQYAIALALIEDGEVVLGVLGCPNYPMRKEWLNYHHRYHRIISKLTPPTSESWDKGCVIYARRGSGEAWMQPLLHVNKNLVWPNSAKPVRVSSIDNPALATFCEPVEKENSSHSFTAGLAHSVGLRKQPLRVYSMVKYAAIARGDAEIFMKFARAGYREKIWDHAAGVVIIQEAGGVVTDAGGRPLDFSKGIYLEGLDRGVVATAGANLHDKIIRAVDASWDSSSL